In Oryza sativa Japonica Group chromosome 3, ASM3414082v1, one DNA window encodes the following:
- the LOC4333197 gene encoding zinc finger protein 36-like, whose translation MTAALQALLDPTALSLGLPTPAINKEEYLAICLAALACTRAGKALVGVGGQQQVQACNKWLCPAPAAPEELRFRCTVCGKAFASYQALGGHKSSHRKPPSPGDHYGAAAAAQQLASAGDSKEDSASSAAGSTGPHRCTICRRSFATGQALGGHKRCHYWDGTSVSVSVSASASAASSAVRNFDLNLMPLPESTAAAGIKRWAEEEEVQSPLPVKKLRMSN comes from the coding sequence ATGACGGCCGCCCTGCAAGCGCTGCTCGACCCGACGGCGCTGTCCTTGGGCCTGCCCACGCCGGCGATCAACAAGGAGGAGTACCTCGCCATCtgcctcgccgcgctcgcctgcaCGCGGGCGGGGAAGGCCCTGGTGGGAGTGGGAGGCCAGCAGCAGGTGCAGGCCTGCAATAAGTGGCTGTGCCCAGCGCCCGCGGCGCCTGAGGAGCTCCGCTTCCGGTGCACCGTCTGCGGGAAGGCCTTCGCCTCGTACCAGGCGCTCGGCGGACACAAGTCCAGCCACCGGAAGCCGCCTTCCCCGGGAGACCactacggcgccgccgccgcggcgcagcaGCTGGCATCCGCTGGTGACTCGAAGGAGGACTCGGCGTCGTCAGCGGCCGGGAGCACTGGCCCGCACCGGTGCACCATCTGCAGGAGGAGCTTCGCGACGGGGCAGGCGCTCGGCGGCCACAAGCGCTGCCACTACTGGGACGGCACGTCGGTGTCCGTCTCCGTCTCGGCGTCCGCGTCGGCCGCCTCGTCGGCCGTCAGGAACTTCGACCTCAACCTGATGCCGCTGCCGGAGAGCACAGCCGCCGCCGGGATCAAGAggtgggcggaggaggaggaggtgcagaGTCCACTGCCGGTCAAGAAGCTCAGGATGTCCAACTAA